CGCCAATCGTTTGTTCGATAACTCTTGGTCCAGCAAATCCAATCAATGACTTTGGCTCTGCAAGAATAATATCACCAAGCATTGCAAATGACGCTGTCACTCCTCCCGTTGTCGGATCAGTCAACACACTAATAAAGAGCTGACCTGCATCACTGAGTCTTTTTAGAGCTGCTGAAGTTTTGGCCATCTGCATTAGAGAAACAATGCCCTCTTGCATTCTTGCACCGCCAGAAGCCGCATAAATAATCACTGGCAATTTTTCCTTGCCTGCACGCTCCACAAGCTGTGTCACCTTTTCTCCGAGATTATGTCCCATTGAACTCATCATATATCTTGAATCGCACACACCAATCATACATGGATAGCCCTTGATCGTCGCTCTTCCTGTAATAATTGCCTCATTGAGCTTTGACTTTGTCCTTGCTGCCTCAAGTTTTTCCTCATATCCAGGAAATGCCAACATATTGGAAACTGGCATTTCCTTGTTGAGCTCCAGAAAACTTCCCTTATCACAGATCATTTCAATTCTGCGGAAGGCATGGACTCTAAAGTATCCTCCACATTTTGGACATGCATAGAAATTATTTCGCACATCTTCAACATAGATTGGTGCACCACATTTATTGCACTTCTTCCACATTCCTTCTGGTGCTTCTGCCGTATTTTTTGCCGCCTTATGCCCTGCCTCAATACGAGTGTAGGTCTTTTTAAACATACCTTCTAACATCTATGCCCTCCTACCTAATTATTTTAAATAATCTGCAAAATATGTCTCTATAAAATTTGTGTCGGTATCTCCACGCTCAAATGCCTCGTGATTGATAATACTGTAATCAAAATCAATATTGGTGTCCACGCCTTCAATGACAATCTCACCCAAGGCCGAACGCATCTTTTCAATCGCCTCCTGCCTTGTGTCGCCATGTACAATTAATTTTAAAAGCATAGAATCATAATTTGGTGGAACCACATAGTCTGTATAGATATGAGAATCCACACGAATACCATTGCCACCTGGCACATGAACTGTCGTCAACTTTCCTGGTGATGGGCGAAATCTCTTCTCTGGATTTTCTGCATTGATTCTGCACTCAATAGAATGTCCCTGTACCTTGACATCATCCTGTGTAATTGGCAACTTTTCTCCCGCTGCAACTTTAATTTGCAACTTAATCAAATCAAGCCCTGTCACCATCTCTGTCACTGGATGCTCCACCTGAATTCGAGTATTCATCTCCATAAAATAGAAATTCTTATGTCTATCGAGCAAAAACTCAATGGTTCCTGCATTCTCATAGTTCGCTGCCTTAGCAGCCTTTACAGCAACATCGCCCATACGCTTTCTCAAATCGGCATCAAGGGCAATGGATGGAGATTCTTCTAGTACCTTTTGATGTCTTCTCTGAATTGAACAGTCTCTTTCGCCAAGATGTACCACATTGCCATGGGCATCCGCCATAATTTGAAACTCCACATGACGAGGTTTTTCAATATACTTTTCTAGGTACATCGTGTCATCAGAAAATCCCTTAATTGACTCCTGTTGTGCATTCAAAAAATTCTCTCTAAAGTCGTCCTCTCCATAGGACACTCTCATCCCTTTTCCGCCACCACCAGCGGCCGCCTTAATCATAACAGGAAATCCTATTTCCTTTGCCTCCTCAAGAGCTTCTTCTACCTGTTTTACACTGCCTTTTGCTCCTGGGATAACTGGCACGCCAGCAGCAATCATGGTATCTCTGGCTGCTGCCTTATCGCCCATCTTTGCAATAATTTCGCTATCTGGACCAATAAACTTAATATTACACTCCTTGCAATGCTTTGCAAATCGTGCATTTTCTGACAAGAAACCAAATCCTGGATGAATGGCATCTACACCCATGACAATGGCCGCAGAGAGAATCCTCTCCATATTCAAATAACTTTGGTTCGCTGGTGCTGGTCCAATACAAATGGCCTCATCTGCCAACAATGTATGTAAACAGTTGCGATCTGCCTCCGAATATACAGCGACACTCTTAATCCCCATCTCTCGGCAGGCACGAATAATACGCACGGCAATCTCTCCGCGATTTGCAATCAAAATTTTTTGAAACATCTATCTGCCCCCTATTATCCAACCATAAAGGTCAATTCTCCCATTGCGGCAATCTCTCCGTCCACAGTCGCTACAGCCTTGCCTACACCCAGAGGTCCCTTTTGCTTAATAATTTCACAACTTAATTTTAAACGATCGCCAGGAACCACTTTTCTCTTAAACTTTACCTTGTCCATACCACCAAAGAAAGCAACCTTTCCCTTATTCTCCTCCTTTGAAAGGATGGCTACTGCTCCTGTCTGTGCCAAGGCTTCCATAATCAATACCCCTGGCATCACTGGAAGACCTGGAAAGTGACCTGCAAAAAATGGCTCATTAAATGTCACACATTTGTAACCAATAGCACGCACACCTGGTTCATACTCCTCAATGCAATCCACCAATAAAAATGGATGTCGATGTGGCAAAATTTCTTGAATTTCTTTGATTCCCAGCATACTCTCTCCTATCCGATTCTGAACAACGGCTGTCCAAACTCTACAGTTTCTTCATTTTTAATCAAAATCTCTGTCACAACACCATCATAATCGCTCTCAATCTCATTCATCAGCTTCATAGCTTCAATGATACCAAGAATTTGTCCCTTCTTCACAGTGTCGCCAACCTTGACATAAGCTGGTGAATCTGGAGATGGTGCATTGTAAAAAGTTCCCACCAATGGAGACTTCACAAGCTGTCCCTTTTCCTCTGGTGCTGCTGGAGTTGGGACTGCGGCCACTGGTGCTGGCACTGCAGCCACTTGAGCCGGTGCTACAGCCACTTGGGCTGGTGCTACAGGTGCCGTTGGCACTACTGGTACCACGGCCTCTGGTGCAACGACAACTGACTTAGCATCATTGTTCGTGATCACAATTTCTTTTCCATCATCTGATGTCACACTCAACTGATCAATATTATTTTTGCTCACTGCCTCAAGCAACTGAATAATCTCTTCTACCTTCATTATTTATACCTCTTAAAAAGAATTGTCGCATTATGTCCACCAAAACCTAAGGAATTGCTAATCGCCACATCCACTTTCGTCTCTACTCCGCCATCTTTACAATAGTCAAGATCGCATCCTTCTCCTGGATTCTGTAATCCTACTGTCTGATGTACATAGTTGTCCTCAATGGACTTGACACACACAATGCCTTCTACACCACCTGCAGCACCCAAAAGGTGACCAATCATTGACTTTGTCGAATTGACCTTTACCTTATAGGCATGCTCGCCCAATGCACGCTTAATTGCCATGGTTTCAAAGAGATCATTGTGATGCGTACTTGTTCCATGAGCATTGACATAGTCAACATCCTCTGGCTGAAGTCCAGCATCTTCGATCGCCAACTTCATCGCCATTGCTGCACCCTCACCGTCCTCAGCTGGTGAAGTGATATGGAATGCATCACAAGTTGCACCATAGCCGGCAACTTCTGCATAGATCTTTGCTCCCCTCTTTAGTGCATGCTCTAACTCCTCTAAGACCATAACACCACTTCCCTCTCCCATAACAAAACCTGCACGGTCTTTGTCAAATGGAATAGAGGCTCTCGAAGCATCCTCTGTTGTATTTAATGCGGTCAATGAAGTAAATCCTGCCATACCAATTCTTGCAATAGAGCTTTCTGTTCCACCAGCAACCATCACATCAGCCTCGCCATAGACAATGCTTCGAAATGCTTCGCCAATAGAATTTGTGCCTGTTGCGCAAGCTGTCACCACATTAATGTTCTTTCCCTTTAAGCCAAATTGAATGGCTACATTTCCCGATGCCATATTCGAAATCATCAGTGGAACCAATAGAGGAGCTACACGATTTGGTCCTTTATTGACCATCTTATCATATTCTCGTTCCATTGCCTGAAGGCTTCCAATGCCAGAACCAATGGCTGTTCCCACACGATAGGGATCTTCCTTCTCCATATCTAATCCCGCATCTTCGATGGCCTCCTTGCTCGCAGCAACTGCAAATTGAGCAAATTGTTCCATTCTTCTTGCCTGCTTGGCATCCATATACTTTGCTGGATCAAAATCCTTTACCTGTGCAGCAAGCTTTGCCTTAAAATCTGTAGTATCATAATATGTAATTGGTCCAATGCCACATTTTCCCTCTTTGCAAGCGTTCCAAAACTCCTCTACGCCCAGTCCAATAGGGGTAATGGCACCCATACCTGTCACGACAACTCGTCTTTTCATAAATCTCTCCTCTTTATCTCATTTCTATTGCATGGACATACCGCCATCCACACTGATCGTCTGCCCTGTAATATACTTTGCCTCATCGCTTGCTAAAAATACCGCTGTAGCGGCAATATCTTCTGGTGTTCCCATATATCCGAGCGGAATACTTGCCAAAATTGCCTCTTTTGCCTTTTCTGACAATATCGCAGTCATATCTGTTGCAATAAAGCCCGGTGCAATCGCATTGACAGTAATTCCCCTTGCGGCCATCTCTCTAGCAGCCGACTTCGTCATACCAATTATTCCTGCCTTACTTGCCGAATAATTCACCTGCCCAGCATTGCCAAGCACACCCGACACAGAGGACATATTAATAATTCTGCCACTTCTTGCCTTAATCATATATCTAGATGCCACCTGCATGCAGTTAAAGCATCCCTTTAAATTTGCTGCAATAACATCATCAAACATCTCTTCGCTCATTCTCATCAAGAGACCATCCCTTGTGATACCCGCATTATTGACCAGCACATCTAATTTTCCACATTTTTCAATAATGGTACCGATCATCTTTGTCACTGCCGAATAGTCAGAGACATCACATTGATAAACTTCTGCACTGCCACCTGCTGCTACAATCTCCTCCACCGTCTGGTTTGCTCTCTCCAAAGAACCATTAAAGTTGACAATAACATGTGCACCCTCTGCAGCCATTTGTAATGCAATGGCCTTACCAATTCCTTTTGCTGCTCCAGTCACAAGTGCAGTCTTTCCTGTCAGTCTTCCCATTATTTCACCTCTATAAACCCTCAGCCACAAGAGCCTGAAGGTCTTCCATTGTTTCTATATTTCTAATTCTCACACTTGGATCAATTGTCTTTACAAATCCACTGAGCGTCTTGCCCGGTCCGACCTCAATAAATGTATCCACGCCGTCGGCCAGCATTGTGCGGATACTCTGTTCAAATTTTACAGATCCACTGACCTGCTTTTTTAATAATTCTCTGATATTCTCTGAGTCTTTGACATACTCTGCGGTATAATTCGCCACATATGGATGCTCAACTTGTGAAAATTTCACATCCTCTAAAAATTCATAGAGCTTCTCTCCAGCCTCAGAAAGAAGTGGAGAATGGAATGGTCCACTCACCTTTAGTGGAAGCACACGCTTTGCACCTGCTTCCTTTAATTTCTCTGATGCCTTCTCGACACCTTCTTTTGTTCCTGAGATAACAATCTGTCCTGGACAGTTATAATTGGCAATCCAAACGCCCTCAATATCTTTAATTGTTTCCTCAATCACTGGAATGTCAAGTCGAAGCACAGCAGCCATAGCACCAACACCTGCTGGAACAGCCTCCTGCATTAAGATTCCTCTCTTTCGAACAGTTCGAATGGCATCCTTTGCTGAAAGCACTCCTGCATAGTACAGGCTCTCGTACTCTCCGAGACTTAAACCTGCACTGACATCGGCCTTGATATGATTCTTTTCAAGCACCTTTAACATGGCAATGCCTGTTGTCACCATCGCTGCCTGTGTGTACTCCGTTAAATTTAATCGTTCATCTGGTTCAAAACAGAGGGCAGCCATATCTATTCCCAAGAGCTTTGAAGCCTCGTCAAAGACTGCTCTTGCGTCTGCGTCTACATCATAGAAACTCTTTCCCATTCCTGTCTTTTGTGCTCCCTGTCCCGGAAATAAAAATGCTGTCTTCATAAGCCCTCCATTAAGCAAACTTCGTGATATTTTTAATTAGTTCCTCTGCTTGAGAAATAATCGAATCGATCATCTCCTTACAAGTTTCTTCCTTCTTTACTAGACCAGCAATCTGTCCAGCCATCACTGTACCATTGGTCACATCGCCCTCCTGCACAGCCTTTCTCAAAGCACCCAGTGTCAAGTACTCAAGTTCCTCAAAACTCTTTCCCTCAGCCTCAAGCTTTGCATATTCCCTTGTCATCGCA
This region of Lachnospiraceae bacterium oral taxon 096 genomic DNA includes:
- the fabD gene encoding ACP S-malonyltransferase, producing MKTAFLFPGQGAQKTGMGKSFYDVDADARAVFDEASKLLGIDMAALCFEPDERLNLTEYTQAAMVTTGIAMLKVLEKNHIKADVSAGLSLGEYESLYYAGVLSAKDAIRTVRKRGILMQEAVPAGVGAMAAVLRLDIPVIEETIKDIEGVWIANYNCPGQIVISGTKEGVEKASEKLKEAGAKRVLPLKVSGPFHSPLLSEAGEKLYEFLEDVKFSQVEHPYVANYTAEYVKDSENIRELLKKQVSGSVKFEQSIRTMLADGVDTFIEVGPGKTLSGFVKTIDPSVRIRNIETMEDLQALVAEGL
- the fabG gene encoding 3-oxoacyl-[acyl-carrier-protein] reductase; the encoded protein is MGRLTGKTALVTGAAKGIGKAIALQMAAEGAHVIVNFNGSLERANQTVEEIVAAGGSAEVYQCDVSDYSAVTKMIGTIIEKCGKLDVLVNNAGITRDGLLMRMSEEMFDDVIAANLKGCFNCMQVASRYMIKARSGRIINMSSVSGVLGNAGQVNYSASKAGIIGMTKSAAREMAARGITVNAIAPGFIATDMTAILSEKAKEAILASIPLGYMGTPEDIAATAVFLASDEAKYITGQTISVDGGMSMQ
- a CDS encoding acetyl-CoA carboxylase biotin carboxylase subunit, with the protein product MFQKILIANRGEIAVRIIRACREMGIKSVAVYSEADRNCLHTLLADEAICIGPAPANQSYLNMERILSAAIVMGVDAIHPGFGFLSENARFAKHCKECNIKFIGPDSEIIAKMGDKAAARDTMIAAGVPVIPGAKGSVKQVEEALEEAKEIGFPVMIKAAAGGGGKGMRVSYGEDDFRENFLNAQQESIKGFSDDTMYLEKYIEKPRHVEFQIMADAHGNVVHLGERDCSIQRRHQKVLEESPSIALDADLRKRMGDVAVKAAKAANYENAGTIEFLLDRHKNFYFMEMNTRIQVEHPVTEMVTGLDLIKLQIKVAAGEKLPITQDDVKVQGHSIECRINAENPEKRFRPSPGKLTTVHVPGGNGIRVDSHIYTDYVVPPNYDSMLLKLIVHGDTRQEAIEKMRSALGEIVIEGVDTNIDFDYSIINHEAFERGDTDTNFIETYFADYLK
- the fabF gene encoding beta-ketoacyl-ACP synthase II is translated as MKRRVVVTGMGAITPIGLGVEEFWNACKEGKCGIGPITYYDTTDFKAKLAAQVKDFDPAKYMDAKQARRMEQFAQFAVAASKEAIEDAGLDMEKEDPYRVGTAIGSGIGSLQAMEREYDKMVNKGPNRVAPLLVPLMISNMASGNVAIQFGLKGKNINVVTACATGTNSIGEAFRSIVYGEADVMVAGGTESSIARIGMAGFTSLTALNTTEDASRASIPFDKDRAGFVMGEGSGVMVLEELEHALKRGAKIYAEVAGYGATCDAFHITSPAEDGEGAAMAMKLAIEDAGLQPEDVDYVNAHGTSTHHNDLFETMAIKRALGEHAYKVKVNSTKSMIGHLLGAAGGVEGIVCVKSIEDNYVHQTVGLQNPGEGCDLDYCKDGGVETKVDVAISNSLGFGGHNATILFKRYK
- the fabZ gene encoding 3-hydroxyacyl-ACP dehydratase FabZ, encoding MLGIKEIQEILPHRHPFLLVDCIEEYEPGVRAIGYKCVTFNEPFFAGHFPGLPVMPGVLIMEALAQTGAVAILSKEENKGKVAFFGGMDKVKFKRKVVPGDRLKLSCEIIKQKGPLGVGKAVATVDGEIAAMGELTFMVG
- the accB gene encoding acetyl-CoA carboxylase biotin carboxyl carrier protein; the encoded protein is MKVEEIIQLLEAVSKNNIDQLSVTSDDGKEIVITNNDAKSVVVAPEAVVPVVPTAPVAPAQVAVAPAQVAAVPAPVAAVPTPAAPEEKGQLVKSPLVGTFYNAPSPDSPAYVKVGDTVKKGQILGIIEAMKLMNEIESDYDGVVTEILIKNEETVEFGQPLFRIG